A stretch of the Haloarcula ordinaria genome encodes the following:
- a CDS encoding MFS transporter encodes MATVRRIRRAVEAYRRDSPRGLLVAVASGWFLVLGMRFVVPAVLPTIRAEFGISNADAGLAVTVLWMTYAAMQFPAGALVDRVGERVLLCGAALLSGVALLGYVVAPIFSLFVLATAGFGLGTGLYGPARGTLLSRTFDASEGVAFGAVMAAGSLGAAALPFVATLVTARFGWRLALASAAPLFVFVAVLLWLTVSDRATTPTDRRLRADLRAALSGFRSRRLLLAVTGATLMLFVFQGVTAFLTTYLVTVAERSQGTAGAMLAGLFVVGALAQPVTGRLADRYGSPRVLVGVALLSAVPLALVPQLSGTVALAVGSGAIGLRMSAGPLSNAYIVDVLPDAVEGTGWGLLRTCFFGMGSLGSTAVGVLADYGLFETAFYAMAALTVVAGLVYTRLPERA; translated from the coding sequence ATGGCGACCGTTCGCCGAATCCGTCGCGCCGTCGAGGCCTACCGCCGCGACTCTCCGAGGGGGCTACTCGTCGCGGTGGCGAGTGGCTGGTTCCTCGTCCTCGGGATGCGTTTCGTCGTCCCCGCCGTCCTACCGACGATCCGCGCGGAGTTCGGCATCTCGAACGCGGACGCCGGGCTCGCCGTGACGGTGCTGTGGATGACCTACGCCGCGATGCAGTTCCCGGCTGGGGCGCTCGTCGACCGCGTCGGCGAGCGCGTCCTCCTCTGTGGGGCCGCACTGCTCTCGGGTGTCGCACTGCTGGGGTACGTCGTCGCGCCGATCTTTTCGCTGTTCGTGCTGGCGACCGCCGGGTTCGGCCTCGGAACCGGGCTCTACGGTCCCGCTCGAGGGACCCTCCTCTCCCGGACGTTCGACGCCAGCGAGGGGGTCGCGTTCGGCGCCGTCATGGCCGCCGGGTCGCTCGGAGCCGCGGCGCTCCCGTTCGTCGCGACGCTCGTGACCGCCCGCTTCGGCTGGCGACTCGCGCTGGCGAGCGCCGCCCCGCTGTTCGTCTTCGTCGCGGTGCTCCTCTGGTTGACCGTCTCCGACCGCGCTACTACCCCGACCGACCGGAGACTTCGGGCAGACCTCCGGGCCGCGCTCTCGGGGTTCCGGAGCCGCCGCCTCCTGCTGGCAGTCACCGGCGCGACGCTCATGCTGTTCGTCTTCCAGGGCGTGACCGCCTTCCTGACGACGTATCTGGTGACCGTCGCGGAACGCTCGCAGGGGACCGCCGGCGCTATGCTGGCAGGGCTGTTCGTCGTCGGCGCACTCGCGCAGCCCGTCACCGGCCGCCTCGCCGACCGCTACGGGTCGCCGCGCGTCCTCGTCGGCGTCGCCCTCCTGAGCGCCGTCCCGCTGGCGCTGGTGCCACAGCTCTCTGGAACCGTCGCGCTCGCCGTCGGTTCGGGCGCCATCGGGCTGCGGATGAGCGCCGGACCGCTCTCGAACGCCTACATCGTCGACGTGCTCCCCGACGCCGTCGAGGGGACCGGCTGGGGCCTCCTGCGGACGTGCTTCTTCGGCATGGGGTCGCTGGGGTCGACGGCGGTCGGCGTCCTCGCCGACTACGGGCTGTTCGAGACCGCGTTCTACGCGATGGCGGCGCTGACCGTCGTCGCCGGGCTCGTCTACACCCGGCTCCCCGAACGCGCCTGA
- the hisG gene encoding ATP phosphoribosyltransferase, with translation MRIAVPNKGRLHDPAESLLERAGLHIVDGADRQLYADTVDPDVTVLYARAADIPEYVSDGAADVGITGLDQVTEAETGNLEELLDLEFGGCRLVLAVPEDGDIETVSDLDGGTVATEFPNIARNYFADLDVEVDIAEVSGATELTPHVDIADGIIDITSTGTTLRMNRLEIIDEVLDSSVRLFAREDVANDEKVKQVRTALHSVLSAEGKRYLMMNVPEDALDDVKDVLPGMGGPTVMDIAGKDDVAVHAVVDDSDVFETINDLKGVGASDVLVTEIERLVE, from the coding sequence ATGCGCATCGCCGTCCCCAACAAGGGCCGCTTGCACGACCCCGCCGAGAGCCTGCTCGAACGGGCCGGCCTCCACATCGTCGACGGGGCCGACCGACAGCTGTACGCCGACACCGTCGACCCGGACGTGACGGTACTGTACGCCCGCGCCGCCGACATCCCCGAGTACGTCTCCGACGGGGCTGCCGACGTGGGTATCACCGGCCTCGACCAGGTGACGGAGGCCGAGACAGGGAATCTCGAAGAACTGCTCGACCTCGAGTTCGGCGGCTGCCGGCTGGTGCTCGCTGTCCCGGAAGACGGCGACATCGAGACCGTCTCCGACCTGGACGGTGGCACCGTCGCCACGGAGTTCCCGAATATCGCCCGGAACTACTTCGCCGACCTCGACGTCGAGGTCGACATCGCCGAGGTCTCGGGCGCGACGGAACTGACCCCCCACGTCGACATCGCCGACGGCATCATCGACATCACGTCGACAGGAACCACGCTCAGGATGAACCGCCTCGAGATAATCGACGAGGTGCTCGACTCCTCGGTCCGCCTGTTCGCCCGCGAGGACGTCGCCAACGACGAGAAGGTAAAGCAGGTCCGGACGGCACTGCACTCAGTGCTGTCGGCCGAAGGCAAGCGCTACCTGATGATGAACGTCCCCGAGGACGCACTCGACGACGTGAAAGACGTGTTGCCGGGGATGGGCGGCCCGACGGTGATGGATATCGCCGGCAAGGACGACGTGGCCGTCCACGCCGTGGTCGACGACAGCGACGTCTTCGAGACCATCAACGACCTCAAGGGGGTCGGCGCCAGCGACGTCCTGGTGACCGAAATCGAGCGGTTGGTGGAATAG
- a CDS encoding MFS transporter — protein sequence MNGNDRAIVTFTGIAHALVHTYELSIPIFVVVWLTEFPVTTALLGTVVAVGYALFGLGALPGGVLVDRFGSNRLVTLCLAGMGGSFLLLSVAPGIPTIALALGLWGVAASTYHPAGLALISTGVEDRGAGFAYHGMAGNTGIALGPLLTALLLLAFDWRLVAAMLVVPAFLAVAYAVTAEFDATAAVSTDGGDSSEPPASLGQFFTDSRALFTAGFTVAILVVMMNGLFYRGFLTFLPDVLGGFLPPVTDYVRLFEPGSPLAEEFDLASYLYAGLLTVGIGGQYVGGKLTDRIPVELGLLAMFAGLAVVSVLFIPAAGAGLGPLLAVSVALGFLLFAIQPLYQATIAEYSPPGDRGLSYGYTYLANFGVGAAGAALAGYLLTVVDVQGTFLALAVLPAVGIGFAALLWRLKE from the coding sequence ATGAATGGCAACGACCGCGCTATCGTCACGTTCACCGGCATCGCCCACGCGCTCGTCCACACCTACGAGCTCTCGATCCCCATCTTCGTCGTCGTCTGGCTCACCGAGTTCCCGGTGACGACCGCGCTCCTGGGGACGGTGGTCGCCGTCGGCTACGCCCTCTTCGGGCTGGGGGCGCTCCCCGGCGGCGTCCTCGTCGACCGCTTCGGGTCGAATCGCCTCGTCACGCTCTGTCTGGCCGGGATGGGCGGCTCTTTCCTCCTGTTGAGCGTCGCACCGGGCATCCCGACCATCGCGCTCGCGCTCGGCCTGTGGGGCGTCGCCGCAAGCACCTACCACCCCGCGGGACTCGCGCTCATCTCGACTGGCGTCGAGGACCGCGGCGCGGGGTTCGCCTACCACGGGATGGCCGGCAACACCGGCATCGCGCTCGGCCCCCTCCTCACCGCCCTCCTCTTGCTGGCGTTCGACTGGCGGCTCGTCGCGGCCATGCTCGTCGTGCCTGCATTCCTCGCCGTCGCGTACGCGGTGACCGCCGAGTTCGACGCGACGGCGGCCGTCAGCACCGACGGCGGCGATTCGAGCGAGCCGCCGGCGTCCCTGGGCCAGTTCTTCACGGACTCCCGAGCGCTGTTCACTGCGGGCTTCACCGTCGCTATCCTCGTCGTCATGATGAACGGGCTGTTCTACCGCGGGTTCCTCACCTTCCTCCCGGACGTCCTCGGCGGCTTCCTCCCGCCGGTCACAGACTACGTCCGGCTGTTCGAGCCCGGGAGCCCGCTGGCCGAGGAGTTCGACCTCGCGTCGTACCTCTACGCTGGCCTGCTAACCGTCGGTATCGGCGGTCAGTACGTCGGCGGCAAGCTCACCGACCGGATTCCGGTCGAGCTGGGACTGCTCGCGATGTTCGCCGGTCTCGCGGTCGTCTCGGTCTTGTTCATCCCCGCCGCCGGAGCCGGCCTCGGCCCGCTGCTCGCGGTCAGCGTCGCGCTTGGCTTCCTCCTCTTTGCCATCCAGCCGCTCTACCAGGCGACCATCGCCGAGTACAGCCCGCCCGGGGACCGCGGGCTCTCCTATGGCTACACCTACCTGGCGAACTTCGGCGTCGGCGCCGCGGGTGCTGCCCTGGCTGGCTACCTCCTGACCGTCGTCGACGTCCAGGGGACCTTCCTCGCGCTCGCCGTGCTTCCGGCCGTCGGTATCGGATTCGCGGCGCTGCTGTGGCGGCTCAAGGAGTGA
- a CDS encoding DUF7473 family protein produces MLQGATPSLTGGGILAVVVTLLVTWLFYAVTLHLAATFFIGEVPSQLAAKAALLPAVVSLLLQRFGVEAGVVSPSLGVLVVVVLTVIADGIAVSAVYRLSTRSTAPLVALHLAFAAVLGVAFVNIFGLI; encoded by the coding sequence ATGCTCCAGGGCGCGACGCCGAGTCTGACCGGTGGCGGGATTCTGGCCGTCGTCGTGACGCTGCTCGTCACCTGGCTGTTCTACGCGGTGACGCTGCACCTGGCGGCGACGTTCTTCATCGGGGAGGTGCCGAGCCAGCTGGCCGCCAAGGCGGCCCTGCTGCCGGCGGTGGTCTCCCTGCTGCTACAGCGCTTCGGCGTCGAAGCCGGCGTCGTCTCGCCGAGCCTCGGCGTCCTGGTGGTCGTCGTCCTCACGGTCATCGCCGACGGCATCGCCGTCAGCGCCGTCTATCGGCTCTCGACACGGTCGACGGCCCCGCTCGTTGCCCTCCACCTCGCGTTCGCGGCGGTCCTGGGCGTCGCGTTCGTCAACATATTCGGATTGATTTGA
- a CDS encoding TATA-box-binding protein: MVDPKETINIENVVASTGIGQELDLQSVAMDLEGADYDPEQFPGLVYRTQDPKSAALIFRSGKIVCTGAKSTDDVHQSLRIVFDKLRDLNIEVDDDPEIVVQNIVTSADLGRNLNLNAIAIGLGLENIEYEPEQFPGLVYRLDEPDVVALLFGSGKLVITGGKKPDDAKEAVDKIVSRLEELGLLE, translated from the coding sequence ATGGTTGACCCCAAGGAGACCATCAACATCGAAAACGTCGTCGCCTCGACTGGAATCGGGCAGGAACTCGACCTTCAGAGCGTGGCGATGGACCTCGAGGGTGCCGACTACGACCCCGAGCAGTTCCCCGGCCTCGTCTATCGAACCCAGGACCCGAAATCTGCGGCGCTGATCTTCCGGTCCGGCAAGATCGTCTGCACCGGCGCGAAGTCCACCGACGACGTCCACCAGAGTCTGCGCATCGTCTTCGACAAGCTCCGCGACCTCAACATCGAGGTCGACGACGACCCCGAGATCGTCGTCCAGAACATCGTAACCTCTGCGGACCTCGGTCGAAACCTCAACCTGAACGCCATCGCCATCGGCCTGGGACTCGAGAACATCGAGTACGAGCCCGAGCAGTTCCCCGGCCTGGTCTACCGCCTCGACGAACCCGACGTCGTCGCGCTCCTGTTCGGGTCGGGCAAACTCGTCATCACCGGCGGGAAGAAACCTGACGACGCCAAGGAGGCCGTCGACAAGATCGTCTCCCGACTCGAGGAGCTGGGCCTGCTCGAGTAG
- a CDS encoding methyltransferase domain-containing protein, whose amino-acid sequence MYVLELGGQDDAFAAREAASAASAVSPLAPGLATARGVTDRVRTLAYTHRACELVGTGDPDIDSAQAVLAAASVERSGTVAVRAVDVRGSTDVDTQAAERALGGVLTDRGFAVDLETPDHTLCAYFSDPAGDEESSAGEACCALGWLAVESRRDFGDRQPTDRPFFQPGSMDPLEARALVNLAGARPGATVLDPMCGTGGILLEAGLVGARLVGSDAQEKMVRGTRENLRDGLDDAEQEPDAGPRPGRWDLVRADAARLPLADDAVDAVVFDAPYGRQSRIEGDLDPLVSGALSEAARVADRCVLVADREWTAAAAAAGWTLTDRFERRVHRSLVRHVHLLE is encoded by the coding sequence GTGTACGTGCTCGAACTCGGCGGGCAGGACGACGCCTTCGCGGCCCGGGAGGCCGCGAGTGCGGCCAGCGCCGTCTCGCCGCTCGCGCCCGGCCTGGCGACCGCCCGCGGCGTGACAGACCGCGTGCGGACGCTCGCCTACACGCACCGGGCTTGCGAGCTCGTCGGCACCGGCGACCCCGACATCGACAGCGCGCAGGCGGTGCTAGCGGCCGCGAGCGTCGAGCGCTCGGGAACCGTCGCGGTTCGGGCCGTCGACGTCAGGGGGAGCACCGACGTCGACACGCAGGCGGCCGAACGGGCGCTTGGGGGCGTCCTCACCGACCGCGGGTTCGCCGTCGACCTGGAGACCCCAGACCACACACTGTGCGCCTACTTCTCGGACCCCGCGGGCGACGAGGAGTCGAGCGCTGGCGAGGCCTGCTGTGCGCTCGGCTGGCTCGCCGTCGAGAGCCGGCGGGACTTCGGCGATCGCCAGCCGACCGACCGGCCGTTCTTCCAGCCCGGAAGCATGGACCCGCTGGAGGCGCGCGCGCTGGTCAACCTCGCCGGCGCCCGCCCCGGCGCGACGGTGCTGGACCCGATGTGTGGCACCGGCGGCATCCTCCTGGAGGCCGGCCTCGTCGGTGCCCGGCTCGTCGGGAGCGACGCACAGGAGAAGATGGTTCGCGGGACGCGCGAGAACCTCCGCGACGGGCTCGACGACGCCGAGCAGGAACCTGACGCGGGCCCGCGACCCGGCCGCTGGGACCTCGTCCGGGCCGACGCCGCCAGACTGCCCCTCGCGGACGACGCCGTCGACGCCGTCGTGTTCGACGCGCCCTACGGTCGACAGTCCCGCATCGAGGGCGACCTCGACCCCCTGGTTTCCGGTGCGCTCAGCGAGGCCGCCCGGGTCGCCGACCGCTGTGTCCTGGTCGCGGACCGCGAGTGGACTGCGGCGGCGGCCGCCGCGGGCTGGACACTCACCGACCGGTTCGAGCGGCGCGTCCACCGGTCGCTGGTCCGTCACGTCCACCTGCTGGAGTGA
- a CDS encoding rubrerythrin-like domain-containing protein, whose amino-acid sequence MPTWSDPAPCDDGERLFECPGCGTRLCSELSAVTCEKCGAEMQNLSVPRPE is encoded by the coding sequence ATGCCTACCTGGTCAGACCCAGCACCGTGCGACGACGGCGAGCGACTCTTCGAGTGTCCGGGCTGTGGAACGCGACTCTGTAGCGAGCTCTCTGCGGTGACCTGTGAGAAGTGTGGCGCCGAGATGCAGAACCTGAGCGTCCCGCGACCCGAATAG
- a CDS encoding GTP-dependent dephospho-CoA kinase family protein has translation MADVVLELPDDLRGELKEPFGSLYTDAETLLADAGDPLVAVGDIVTYHLLEAGRVPDVALVDERTKRTAVDEEVRAAVRGFDRRIEVENPPATVTAELLTALVTALESAGTTLIDVDGEEDLAALPAILALPEGGCVVYGQPDEGMVLVDGDAATRNRVRSLVERMDGTPERALAVLSD, from the coding sequence GTGGCCGACGTCGTCCTCGAACTTCCGGACGACCTGCGAGGCGAACTCAAAGAGCCCTTCGGCTCGCTATACACCGACGCAGAGACACTTCTGGCCGATGCGGGCGACCCGCTCGTGGCCGTCGGCGACATCGTCACGTACCACCTCCTGGAGGCCGGGCGCGTCCCCGACGTCGCGCTCGTCGACGAGCGCACTAAACGCACCGCGGTGGACGAGGAAGTGCGAGCCGCCGTCCGTGGGTTCGACCGCCGCATCGAGGTCGAGAACCCGCCCGCGACGGTCACAGCGGAGCTGTTGACGGCGCTGGTCACCGCGCTCGAATCCGCGGGGACGACGCTCATCGACGTCGACGGCGAGGAGGACCTGGCGGCGCTCCCGGCGATTCTCGCCCTTCCGGAGGGCGGCTGCGTGGTCTACGGCCAACCCGACGAGGGGATGGTGTTGGTCGACGGCGACGCCGCGACCCGGAACAGAGTGCGGTCGCTCGTCGAACGGATGGACGGGACGCCGGAACGGGCGCTCGCCGTCCTCTCTGACTGA
- the spt4 gene encoding transcription elongation factor subunit Spt4: MADRLVCRDCHRVQGAEIESQCEACGGTSLTEDWAGYVVIAHPEESEIAREMEVTEPGQYALKVR; this comes from the coding sequence ATGGCTGACCGACTTGTCTGTCGCGACTGCCACCGCGTGCAGGGCGCCGAGATCGAGAGTCAGTGCGAGGCCTGTGGCGGCACCTCGCTGACCGAAGACTGGGCGGGCTACGTCGTCATCGCTCACCCCGAGGAGTCCGAGATCGCCCGCGAGATGGAGGTCACGGAACCCGGGCAGTACGCGCTGAAGGTCCGGTAA
- a CDS encoding DNA-directed RNA polymerase: MYKRVRLRDTVEVPPRHLADVGPELVKRLLQDKLEGRMDEDVGSVVTVIDVKDIGDGAVLPNKPGVYYEAEFDALTFDPQMQEVVDGEVVEVVNFGAFVGIGPVDGLLHVSQISDEYLAYDEENQQLASRESNRTLGVGDAVRARIVTKSIDERNPRDSKIGLTAKQVGLGKHGWLQEDREKRESPAEAGDS; this comes from the coding sequence ATGTACAAACGGGTACGCTTACGCGACACGGTGGAAGTCCCGCCACGACACCTGGCGGACGTCGGCCCGGAGCTGGTCAAACGGCTCCTGCAGGACAAACTAGAGGGACGGATGGACGAGGACGTCGGCAGCGTCGTCACCGTCATCGACGTCAAAGACATCGGTGACGGCGCGGTGCTGCCGAACAAGCCCGGCGTCTACTACGAGGCCGAGTTCGACGCGCTGACCTTCGACCCACAGATGCAGGAAGTGGTCGACGGGGAGGTCGTCGAGGTCGTCAACTTCGGGGCGTTCGTCGGTATCGGGCCGGTCGACGGCCTGCTGCACGTCTCGCAGATCTCCGACGAGTATCTGGCCTACGACGAGGAGAACCAGCAACTCGCCTCCCGGGAGTCCAACCGGACGCTCGGCGTCGGCGACGCGGTCCGCGCACGCATCGTCACCAAGAGCATCGACGAGCGCAACCCGCGGGACTCCAAGATCGGCCTGACGGCGAAACAGGTCGGCCTGGGCAAGCACGGCTGGCTCCAGGAGGACCGCGAGAAACGCGAGAGTCCGGCCGAAGCCGGTGATTCCTGA
- a CDS encoding twitching motility protein PilT — MIVLDTNALMMPVECDVRLFDELDRLLPDADCVAPEAVREELAKLADGAGAEATAAAVGQDLLDRVSVHDTDADYADDAVLELATRDEATHAVTNDKPLKRRLLDAGVPVISLRGRNKLGITQP; from the coding sequence ATGATCGTGTTGGACACGAACGCCCTGATGATGCCGGTCGAATGCGACGTCCGACTGTTCGATGAACTCGACCGACTGCTGCCGGACGCAGACTGTGTCGCCCCCGAGGCGGTCCGCGAGGAACTGGCGAAACTGGCCGACGGCGCGGGTGCCGAGGCCACCGCCGCGGCGGTCGGCCAGGACCTGCTCGACCGGGTGTCGGTTCACGATACCGACGCCGACTACGCGGACGACGCGGTGCTGGAACTCGCGACGCGAGACGAGGCGACACACGCGGTGACGAACGACAAGCCCCTCAAACGGCGCCTGCTCGACGCGGGCGTTCCAGTAATTAGTTTAAGGGGTCGGAACAAACTGGGTATCACTCAACCATAA
- a CDS encoding translation initiation factor IF-2 subunit gamma, whose amino-acid sequence MTSNKQPEVNIGLVGHVDHGKTTLVQALSGEWTDQHSEEMKRGISIRLGYADATFRRCPEAEEPEAFTVEEHCEEHDVDTEHLRTVSFVDAPGHETLMATMLSGAAIMDGAVLVISATEPVPQAQTEEHLSALDIIGIDNIVIAQNKVDLVDNERARQNYEQIQEFVEGTVAEDAPVVPISAGQEANIDLLIDAIEREIPTPERDPDADARMMVARSFDINRPGTTWDDLLGGVLGGSLVRGQLEADDDIELRPGREVEEGGQTEWRPVTTTVRSLQSGGEFVDRVTPGGLLGVGTGLDPSITKGDALAGQVAGPPGSLPPTHEQFTMDVDLLERIVGDDGGEVEEISTGEPLMLTIGTATTVGAVTSARDGECELSLKRPVCAEAGAKIAINRRVGARWRLIGVGTLRE is encoded by the coding sequence ATGACATCGAACAAACAACCGGAGGTGAACATCGGACTCGTCGGCCACGTCGACCACGGCAAGACGACGCTCGTCCAGGCCCTGTCCGGCGAGTGGACCGACCAGCACTCCGAGGAGATGAAGCGCGGGATCTCTATTCGGCTCGGTTACGCCGACGCCACGTTCCGTCGCTGTCCCGAGGCCGAGGAGCCCGAGGCGTTCACCGTCGAGGAGCACTGCGAGGAGCACGACGTGGACACCGAGCACCTCCGGACGGTGTCGTTCGTCGACGCCCCAGGCCACGAGACGCTGATGGCGACGATGCTCTCCGGGGCGGCCATCATGGACGGCGCGGTCCTGGTCATCTCGGCCACGGAGCCCGTCCCGCAGGCCCAGACCGAGGAGCACCTCAGCGCGCTCGACATCATCGGCATCGACAACATCGTCATCGCCCAGAACAAGGTCGACCTCGTCGACAACGAACGGGCGCGACAGAACTACGAGCAGATCCAGGAGTTCGTCGAGGGCACCGTCGCGGAGGACGCCCCCGTCGTCCCCATCAGCGCGGGTCAGGAGGCGAACATCGACCTGCTCATCGACGCCATCGAGCGCGAGATTCCCACGCCCGAGCGGGACCCGGACGCCGACGCCCGCATGATGGTCGCCCGGTCGTTCGACATCAACCGACCCGGCACGACGTGGGACGACCTGCTCGGCGGCGTCCTCGGCGGCTCGCTCGTCCGCGGGCAACTGGAGGCCGACGACGACATCGAACTCCGTCCCGGCCGGGAGGTCGAAGAGGGCGGCCAGACCGAGTGGCGGCCCGTCACCACGACGGTCCGGTCGCTCCAGTCGGGCGGCGAGTTCGTCGATAGGGTCACGCCCGGTGGGTTGCTGGGCGTCGGGACCGGACTCGACCCCTCTATCACGAAGGGCGACGCGCTGGCCGGCCAGGTCGCCGGCCCGCCCGGTAGCCTGCCGCCGACCCACGAGCAGTTCACGATGGACGTCGACCTGCTCGAGCGCATCGTCGGCGACGACGGCGGCGAGGTCGAGGAGATCTCGACCGGCGAGCCGCTGATGCTCACCATCGGCACCGCGACAACGGTCGGCGCGGTCACCAGCGCCCGTGACGGGGAGTGTGAACTCTCGCTGAAACGCCCGGTCTGTGCGGAGGCCGGCGCGAAAATCGCCATCAACCGTCGCGTCGGCGCGCGCTGGCGGCTCATCGGCGTCGGCACACTGCGTGAATGA